A single window of Sporosarcina sp. Marseille-Q4943 DNA harbors:
- a CDS encoding spore coat protein, with amino-acid sequence MFQDKEMTSDYLAGLNASLTTYANMIAQANNSELRQALIQLRNQDESRQRTIYNYALGKGYYKPAAPASQEVIQQVKSQLTQG; translated from the coding sequence ATGTTTCAGGACAAAGAAATGACGAGCGATTATTTGGCTGGGTTAAATGCAAGTTTGACCACATACGCTAACATGATTGCACAAGCGAATAATTCCGAATTGCGTCAAGCGTTAATCCAGCTTCGAAATCAGGACGAGTCTCGTCAACGAACCATCTATAATTACGCACTTGGAAAAGGTTATTACAAACCAGCTGCCCCTGCGTCACAGGAAGTAATCCAACAAGTGAAGTCACAGTTGACGCAGGGATAA
- a CDS encoding methyl-accepting chemotaxis protein — protein MAKSLKTKIIFTALILFFVGTVLMAFMLNGQVKKRSLESVIDSSDAISNQIGLTVENFLAQYSKGIDALTDSDEIIDFTGTSGSSVNEAELLKRLKNFLEVYSDATAAYYALPSKETFIYPVADLTGFDPTGREWYQNATAVPDSIQWSSPYIDEVSGNFMITASIAVKKNGTLLGVAGVDIELTAITEMLNSTYIPYDGYSMLFDENGTAISHPTKSGENLMEIAYVKDMYDSDSGDMTFNDENGKQMVSVHSTIPEFGWKISTAYEENNLMEMARQLFISILIISLITLAVVGIGLYFLISRMLKPIARLRSLMDDVAEGDLTVQSDIRTKDEIGQLGENFNKMIANMHGIISVVNQSADNVRANSENLSAVAEETSASSSEVAHAINEIAHGASRSAEDAETVTEKADELGRQINDITERAVSMKTIAEQTGKMNINGQTQMANLQQTFASSGENLKSMNDAISTLGEKVKEIGGVMETITDISSQTNLLALNASIEAARAGEHGKGFAVVAEEVRKLAEMSARATEEVKETVMQLQEESRLVTTQMDETIATFREQGTVVHETEETFAQLSTLMVEMQDSIQSISIEIQNVSRHKDEVAMTIQTMAATSEETAAACEEVSASTDEQLRAIQSVTDASEVLTELSEKLKLAIDQFKV, from the coding sequence ATGGCTAAATCGCTTAAAACAAAAATTATTTTTACTGCGCTCATACTATTCTTTGTAGGCACAGTACTCATGGCCTTCATGCTCAATGGCCAAGTGAAAAAGCGTTCATTGGAAAGCGTCATCGATTCAAGTGACGCCATTTCGAACCAGATCGGACTTACCGTCGAAAACTTTCTGGCGCAATATTCGAAAGGGATCGATGCGCTGACCGATTCGGATGAAATTATAGACTTCACGGGCACTAGTGGTTCAAGTGTCAATGAAGCGGAGCTGTTAAAACGACTCAAGAACTTTTTAGAGGTATATTCAGATGCAACAGCAGCCTATTATGCGCTGCCTTCAAAAGAGACGTTCATCTATCCAGTTGCGGATTTGACAGGATTTGATCCGACGGGCCGCGAGTGGTATCAAAACGCGACTGCAGTACCGGACAGCATCCAATGGTCATCGCCTTACATAGATGAAGTGAGCGGCAACTTCATGATCACTGCTTCCATTGCGGTAAAGAAGAACGGGACGTTACTCGGCGTAGCCGGAGTTGACATCGAGTTGACGGCGATCACCGAAATGCTGAACTCTACATATATCCCATACGATGGATACTCGATGCTTTTTGATGAAAACGGTACAGCGATTTCCCACCCGACAAAAAGCGGGGAAAACTTGATGGAGATTGCCTATGTCAAAGACATGTATGACTCGGATTCCGGGGATATGACGTTCAACGACGAGAACGGCAAGCAGATGGTCAGTGTCCATTCAACCATCCCTGAGTTCGGATGGAAAATCAGCACTGCGTATGAAGAAAATAACCTTATGGAAATGGCGAGGCAGCTTTTCATTTCCATCTTAATTATTTCACTCATCACACTGGCTGTTGTAGGAATTGGCCTGTACTTCCTCATCAGCAGGATGCTGAAGCCGATCGCACGTCTTCGAAGCTTGATGGATGACGTTGCGGAAGGCGATCTGACTGTACAATCAGATATCCGCACGAAAGATGAAATTGGACAGCTCGGAGAAAATTTCAACAAGATGATCGCCAATATGCATGGCATCATTTCCGTCGTCAATCAATCCGCCGATAATGTCAGGGCAAACTCGGAAAACTTGAGTGCAGTTGCAGAAGAGACGAGTGCATCGAGCTCGGAAGTCGCACATGCGATCAATGAAATTGCCCATGGTGCTTCCAGATCAGCGGAAGACGCCGAAACGGTCACTGAAAAGGCCGATGAACTGGGCAGGCAGATAAACGATATTACGGAACGTGCAGTTTCAATGAAAACAATCGCCGAGCAGACAGGCAAGATGAACATAAACGGTCAGACGCAAATGGCCAATCTCCAACAGACATTTGCATCATCAGGCGAGAACTTGAAATCGATGAACGATGCCATTAGCACACTCGGTGAAAAAGTAAAGGAGATCGGCGGCGTCATGGAGACGATTACGGACATCTCCTCACAGACGAACTTGCTCGCACTGAATGCTAGCATCGAAGCGGCACGCGCAGGCGAACATGGAAAAGGCTTTGCTGTCGTTGCTGAAGAAGTCCGGAAGCTAGCAGAGATGTCTGCGCGAGCTACGGAAGAAGTCAAAGAGACTGTCATGCAGTTGCAAGAGGAATCTAGGCTTGTAACAACCCAAATGGATGAAACGATTGCCACTTTCCGTGAACAAGGTACTGTCGTCCATGAAACGGAGGAAACATTCGCTCAGCTGTCCACGTTAATGGTGGAAATGCAGGATTCAATCCAATCGATTTCCATCGAGATCCAGAACGTTTCCCGTCACAAGGATGAAGTAGCAATGACGATTCAGACGATGGCAGCCACTTCCGAAGAAACCGCTGCCGCATGCGAAGAAGTGAGCGCGTCAACAGATGAGCAGCTTCGGGCAATCCAGTCCGTTACGGATGCATCAGAAGTGCTTACGGAATTGAGTGAGAAACTTAAATTGGCAATTGATCAGTTTAAGGTGTAA
- a CDS encoding Na+/H+ antiporter NhaC family protein — protein sequence MSNEQLKKGSLLAFLPLIVFVVLFIGSGIVTKDFYNMPLNVAMLIAAAVALMMNRRETFSNKVDVFMKHAGHPNIILMAVIFLLAGAFAGVAKGMGAVESTVNLGLSLLPANLLIVGLFVIGCFISISMGTSMGTIVALAPIGVGIAAQTDVPVALAMATVIGGAMFGDNLSMISDTTIAAVRTQQTKMKDKFKVNFFIVLPGAILTIILLAMLTHGNSAKLTGEYPFEFIKILPYLAVLVAALLGAHVLVVLVGGTILAGVIGLLDGSYQLASFLQTASEGIMSMEDLAIVSILIGGIVGIIQHNGGIDYLLRVISRKIKSKKGAEFGIAGLVSAADIATANNTIAIIITGPVAKRIADEYDIDPRKSASLLDTFSSVWQGVLPYGVQVLAAAGLAAISPLSIIVYSFYPVLMGICCVVAILIGYPKFKKA from the coding sequence ATGTCGAATGAACAATTGAAAAAAGGGAGTCTTTTGGCGTTTTTGCCGCTGATTGTTTTTGTTGTCTTGTTTATCGGGTCGGGGATTGTGACGAAGGACTTTTATAATATGCCTTTGAACGTGGCGATGCTTATTGCGGCGGCTGTCGCGCTTATGATGAATCGGCGGGAGACGTTCAGTAATAAGGTCGATGTTTTTATGAAGCATGCGGGGCATCCGAATATTATTTTAATGGCTGTCATTTTTCTTTTGGCGGGTGCTTTTGCGGGCGTGGCGAAAGGGATGGGGGCCGTTGAGTCGACGGTCAATTTAGGCTTGTCTTTGCTGCCTGCGAATTTGCTCATTGTCGGCTTGTTTGTCATCGGCTGTTTCATATCGATTTCGATGGGGACTTCTATGGGTACGATTGTCGCGTTGGCGCCGATTGGTGTGGGGATTGCCGCCCAAACGGACGTCCCCGTAGCGCTTGCCATGGCAACGGTCATTGGCGGCGCGATGTTCGGAGATAATTTGTCGATGATTTCGGATACGACGATTGCGGCGGTCCGGACGCAGCAGACAAAAATGAAGGACAAGTTTAAAGTGAATTTCTTTATTGTTCTTCCGGGAGCAATACTAACGATAATTCTCCTCGCTATGTTGACGCATGGCAATTCGGCTAAACTTACTGGTGAATACCCATTTGAATTCATTAAGATCTTGCCGTATTTGGCTGTGTTAGTAGCGGCATTGCTCGGTGCGCATGTATTGGTCGTACTCGTTGGCGGAACGATATTAGCCGGTGTCATTGGACTGCTGGATGGTTCCTACCAGTTGGCGAGCTTCTTGCAGACGGCATCCGAGGGCATTATGTCTATGGAGGATTTGGCGATTGTTTCCATTTTGATCGGCGGCATCGTCGGGATTATTCAGCATAATGGAGGCATCGATTACTTATTGCGGGTCATCTCCCGCAAGATAAAATCGAAAAAAGGCGCCGAATTCGGCATTGCGGGATTAGTGAGCGCGGCGGATATTGCGACCGCCAATAATACAATCGCAATCATTATTACAGGGCCGGTCGCGAAGCGCATCGCGGATGAGTATGACATCGATCCCCGCAAATCCGCCAGTTTGCTTGATACGTTTTCTAGCGTCTGGCAAGGCGTCTTGCCGTACGGTGTTCAAGTATTGGCGGCGGCTGGATTAGCGGCGATTTCACCGTTAAGTATCATCGTCTATTCGTTCTACCCTGTACTGATGGGGATTTGTTGCGTCGTTGCGATTTTGATTGGTTACCCTAAGTTTAAAAAAGCATAA